A section of the Fibrobacter sp. genome encodes:
- a CDS encoding glycosyl hydrolase 43 family protein produces MTLQSSHIAGICVIFTVFFSTVSSPIASSWGDQGDGTYKNPILNADYSDPDLIRVGSDFYMVCSEFHFMGIPVLHSKDLVNWKIISRIYRRLDISPEYSTFDRYGKGSWAPSIRYYNGRFYVYFCTPDEGLFMSSAADPAGPWDTIHTVKAVKGWEDPCPFWDDDGSAYLGHAFVGCNQGIWIHRMSPDGRMLLDEGQKVYDGPCAEGTKIFKRNGWYYLFIPEGGVENGWQTACRSRSIYGPYESRKVLQQGTTSINGPHQGGLVDLENGESWFIHFQSTGAIGRICHLQPVKWIDDWPQIGINGEPVLSYTKPNVNGTYPISVPQTSDEFTDPEPGLQWQTNHNPVESMFSLTERPGFLRIKASMASDVYRASNTMTQKIMGRKGEATISLHINGMEDGQIAGLTIMNDRFSWIGVEKSSGSFYVRTSIDGEVTTGPVFSDSVILLKAIIDLDNITALYYSLDGTTFQRLGGNCILKFGFWKGSRIAIFTYNTTGTAGFADFDYFRYTFDGPQVTDVSSRKEIHRTISENSGNFSFHLNRGYLRILPDPSTKISNIEIYNLKGCLLHRKPVTGHNQSVINIRGLSRPFIIRLVSPQVVLGRVFVGL; encoded by the coding sequence ATGACTCTCCAGTCAAGCCATATTGCAGGTATCTGCGTCATTTTCACTGTATTCTTCAGTACAGTATCCTCACCGATAGCCTCTTCATGGGGAGATCAGGGTGACGGAACCTACAAAAATCCCATTCTCAATGCCGATTACTCCGATCCTGATCTGATCCGTGTTGGATCTGACTTTTACATGGTTTGCTCTGAATTCCATTTCATGGGTATCCCGGTCCTCCACTCAAAGGATCTTGTCAACTGGAAAATCATCTCCCGGATATATCGCCGTCTTGATATATCCCCGGAGTACTCAACCTTTGACAGGTACGGAAAAGGTTCCTGGGCACCATCGATACGTTACTATAACGGTCGTTTTTACGTTTATTTCTGTACACCCGATGAGGGTCTGTTCATGAGCAGTGCTGCGGATCCGGCAGGACCTTGGGATACAATTCACACAGTCAAGGCTGTTAAGGGATGGGAAGATCCATGCCCCTTTTGGGATGATGATGGTAGTGCATATCTGGGCCATGCCTTCGTGGGTTGCAACCAGGGAATCTGGATTCACAGGATGAGCCCTGATGGAAGGATGTTACTCGATGAAGGGCAGAAAGTTTATGACGGGCCCTGTGCTGAGGGCACTAAAATTTTTAAACGAAATGGATGGTATTACCTGTTTATCCCGGAGGGTGGAGTCGAGAATGGATGGCAGACGGCGTGCCGGTCTCGAAGTATTTATGGCCCTTATGAGTCAAGGAAAGTACTGCAACAGGGGACAACCAGCATTAACGGACCACACCAGGGTGGTCTGGTGGACCTGGAAAACGGGGAATCCTGGTTTATCCATTTTCAGTCGACAGGAGCGATCGGTCGCATCTGCCACCTTCAGCCGGTCAAGTGGATTGATGACTGGCCGCAGATCGGGATAAATGGCGAGCCTGTACTTTCGTACACAAAACCCAATGTGAATGGAACTTATCCGATCTCTGTCCCGCAGACAAGTGATGAATTTACCGATCCGGAACCGGGTTTACAGTGGCAGACAAATCATAACCCCGTGGAATCGATGTTTTCTTTAACTGAAAGACCTGGTTTTCTCAGGATTAAAGCATCGATGGCATCCGATGTCTACCGTGCATCCAACACCATGACACAAAAAATCATGGGGCGTAAAGGAGAAGCAACCATCAGTCTTCATATAAATGGAATGGAAGATGGGCAAATAGCCGGCTTGACAATAATGAATGACAGATTCTCCTGGATAGGTGTGGAAAAAAGCTCCGGTTCATTCTATGTCAGGACATCGATAGACGGTGAAGTTACAACCGGACCCGTGTTTTCAGACAGTGTTATCCTGCTTAAGGCAATCATAGATCTGGACAATATTACTGCACTTTACTATAGTCTCGATGGTACAACGTTTCAAAGACTCGGCGGAAACTGCATACTTAAATTCGGATTCTGGAAAGGATCACGGATCGCAATATTTACCTATAATACCACCGGCACGGCAGGTTTTGCGGATTTCGATTATTTCCGTTACACTTTTGATGGACCACAGGTAACGGATGTCAGTTCCCGGAAAGAAATACACCGTACAATCTCTGAAAACAGCGGAAATTTTTCTTTTCATCTTAACAGAGGATATCTGCGGATTCTTCCTGATCCCTCTACAAAAATCTCAAATATCGAGATTTACAACCTCAAGGGGTGTCTTCTGCACAGGAAACCGGTAACAGGTCACAATCAGTCAGTTATAAACATCAGAGGCCTTTCCAGACCTTTCATAATCCGGCTGGTCAGCCCGCAGGTGGTTTTGGGGAGGGTTTTTGTGGGATTATAG
- a CDS encoding DUF488 domain-containing protein has translation MTEGEKTVKIWTIGHSTRTLDDFIDVLWHFKIVLLDDVRSYPGSRKNPQFNKEILSKSLPQKGIEYRHSKDLGGRRKSRADSKNLAWRNPMFRGYADYMESEVFLKGINDLMEAAYEKRTVVMCSELLWWRCHRSMIADYLKVNGFEVIHIFNKSKVVRHPFTSVAKVVNGKIYYVKK, from the coding sequence ATGACCGAAGGTGAAAAGACCGTAAAAATCTGGACTATCGGGCACTCAACACGTACGTTGGATGATTTTATCGATGTGCTCTGGCATTTTAAGATAGTTTTGCTGGATGATGTGCGGTCGTACCCTGGATCAAGAAAGAATCCTCAGTTCAATAAAGAGATCCTGAGTAAAAGTTTGCCGCAAAAAGGTATTGAATACAGGCATTCAAAAGATCTGGGTGGAAGGCGCAAGAGCAGGGCAGATTCAAAGAACCTGGCCTGGAGAAATCCCATGTTTCGGGGATATGCTGATTACATGGAGAGTGAGGTGTTTTTGAAGGGTATAAATGATCTGATGGAAGCAGCTTACGAAAAGAGAACTGTGGTTATGTGTTCTGAGCTTCTGTGGTGGAGATGTCACCGGTCGATGATAGCAGATTATCTGAAAGTGAATGGATTTGAGGTGATTCATATTTTTAACAAGAGCAAGGTTGTACGGCATCCGTTTACTTCTGTGGCGAAAGTTGTTAATGGAAAGATTTATTATGTGAAGAAGTAA